A stretch of Castanea sativa cultivar Marrone di Chiusa Pesio chromosome 2, ASM4071231v1 DNA encodes these proteins:
- the LOC142625837 gene encoding lipoamide acyltransferase component of branched-chain alpha-keto acid dehydrogenase complex, mitochondrial isoform X2, with protein MMIGRRIFILQKRSFTSVRRFLCPYTSHAPNPNPNSNSNPSPAQASASFRSAGSRSSILHFNVPYIAVNRSFFSSHAVADLPVGGIVDVPLAQTGEGIAECELLKWFVQEGDQIEEFQPICEVQSDKATIEITSRYKGKVAQILYVPGDIVKVGETLLKIVVEEAQVSTYVLENPTPTQEGLKNIKPCDSELTKNDICGVLSTPAVRNLAKQHGVDLNDVKGTGKDGRILKEDVLQYAFQKGSIKDPSASLTSASRRQFLGGEEDHPHPSGEVLGSYEDKTVPLRGFQRTMVKSMSMAAKVPHFHYVDEINCDALVELKSSFQNTNSDPDVKHTFLPTLIKSLSMALSKYPLMNSCFNEELLEVILKGSHNIGIAMATPSGLVVPNIKNVQSLSILEITKELSRLQQLALDNKLNPADICGGTLTLSNIGAIGGKFGSPLLNLPEVSIIAIGRIQKVPQFTDDGNIYPASIMTVNIGADHRVLDGATVARFCGEWKQFIEKPELLMLHMK; from the exons ATGATGATTGGTCGGAGGATTTTTATTTTGCAGAAGAGGTCTTTCACCTCCGTTCGGCGGTTCCTATGTCCGTACACCTCCCATGCTCCGAACCCGAACCCGAACTCGAACTCGAATCCATCCCCAGCCCAAGCTTCGGCGTCGTTTCGGTCCGCTGGTAGTCGTAGTAGTATTCTTCAT TTCAATGTTCCATATATTGCTGTGAATAGAAGTTTCTTTTCAAGTCACGCTGTAGCAGATCTTCCAGTGGGTGGGATAGTTGATGTACCGTTAGCACAAACTGGTGAAGGCATTGCTGAATGTGAACTTCTTAAATGGTTTGTGCAGGAG GGGGATCAAATTGAAGAGTTTCAACCAATTTGTGAAGTTCAAAGTGACAAAGCAACCATAGAAATAACAAGTCGTTACAAAGGGAAAGTTGCTCAAATTCTCTACGTTCCTGGTGACATTGTAAAG GTTGGAGAAACTCTTTTAAAGATTGTTGTTGAGGAAGCACAGGTTTCAACCTATGTTTTAGAAAACCCAACTCCAACACAAGAGggtctaaaaaatataaagccTTGCGATTCAGAGCTAACTAAAAATGACATATGCGGAGTCCTATCCACACCTGCTGTCCGGAACCTTGCAAAACAACATGGTGTAGATCTAAATGATGTCAAGGGAACTGGTAAAGATGGCAGGATATTAAAAGAAGATGTCCTCCAATATGCTTTCCAGAAAGGAAGCATTAAAGATCCATCTGCCTCCTTGACTTCTGCTTCAAGAAGGCAGTTTCTTGGAGGAGAAGAGGATCATCCACATCCTTCAGGTGAAGTTCTAGGGAGCTATGAAGATAAGACAGTTCCGCTGAG GGGTTTCCAGCGAACAATGGTAAAATCAATGTCCATGGCTGCAAAAGTCCCACATTTTCATTATGTAGACGAGATAAATTGTGATGCATTGGTGGAACTTAAATCATCATTTCAAAATACTAATTCCGATCCAGATGTTAAGCACACTTTCCTTCCAACACTGATAAAGTCGCTTTCAATGGCATTGAGCAAGTATCCCTTAATGAATAGTTGCTTCAATGAGGAGTTACTTGAAGTCATCCTTAAAG GTTCTCACAATATTGGAATTGCAATGGCTACTCCATCTGGTCTAGTTGTACCAAACATAAAGAATGTTCAGTCACTTTCGATCTTGGAG ATAACAAAGGAACTGTCAAGGTTACAACAATTGGCATTGGATAACAAGCTTAATCCTGCGGATATATGTGGTGGAACACTAACATTGAGCAATATTGGAGCAATTGGTGGAAAGTTTGGTTCACCCCTCCTCAACTTGCCTGAAGTTTCCATCATTGCAATTGGACGAATTCAGAAAGTTCCTCAATTTACAGATGATGGAAATATTTATCCTGCATCAATCATGACC GTTAATATAGGTGCCGATCATAGAGTTTTGGATGGGGCAACTGTTGCAAGATTCTGCGGTGAATGGAAACAATTTATTGAAAAGCCGGAACTGTTGATGTTGCATATGAAATGA
- the LOC142625837 gene encoding lipoamide acyltransferase component of branched-chain alpha-keto acid dehydrogenase complex, mitochondrial isoform X1, whose translation MMIGRRIFILQKRSFTSVRRFLCPYTSHAPNPNPNSNSNPSPAQASASFRSAGSRSSILHVSPSCSSCTFVISFNVPYIAVNRSFFSSHAVADLPVGGIVDVPLAQTGEGIAECELLKWFVQEGDQIEEFQPICEVQSDKATIEITSRYKGKVAQILYVPGDIVKVGETLLKIVVEEAQVSTYVLENPTPTQEGLKNIKPCDSELTKNDICGVLSTPAVRNLAKQHGVDLNDVKGTGKDGRILKEDVLQYAFQKGSIKDPSASLTSASRRQFLGGEEDHPHPSGEVLGSYEDKTVPLRGFQRTMVKSMSMAAKVPHFHYVDEINCDALVELKSSFQNTNSDPDVKHTFLPTLIKSLSMALSKYPLMNSCFNEELLEVILKGSHNIGIAMATPSGLVVPNIKNVQSLSILEITKELSRLQQLALDNKLNPADICGGTLTLSNIGAIGGKFGSPLLNLPEVSIIAIGRIQKVPQFTDDGNIYPASIMTVNIGADHRVLDGATVARFCGEWKQFIEKPELLMLHMK comes from the exons ATGATGATTGGTCGGAGGATTTTTATTTTGCAGAAGAGGTCTTTCACCTCCGTTCGGCGGTTCCTATGTCCGTACACCTCCCATGCTCCGAACCCGAACCCGAACTCGAACTCGAATCCATCCCCAGCCCAAGCTTCGGCGTCGTTTCGGTCCGCTGGTAGTCGTAGTAGTATTCTTCATGTGAGTCCCAGCTGTTCTTCTTGTACTTTTGTTATCTCG TTCAATGTTCCATATATTGCTGTGAATAGAAGTTTCTTTTCAAGTCACGCTGTAGCAGATCTTCCAGTGGGTGGGATAGTTGATGTACCGTTAGCACAAACTGGTGAAGGCATTGCTGAATGTGAACTTCTTAAATGGTTTGTGCAGGAG GGGGATCAAATTGAAGAGTTTCAACCAATTTGTGAAGTTCAAAGTGACAAAGCAACCATAGAAATAACAAGTCGTTACAAAGGGAAAGTTGCTCAAATTCTCTACGTTCCTGGTGACATTGTAAAG GTTGGAGAAACTCTTTTAAAGATTGTTGTTGAGGAAGCACAGGTTTCAACCTATGTTTTAGAAAACCCAACTCCAACACAAGAGggtctaaaaaatataaagccTTGCGATTCAGAGCTAACTAAAAATGACATATGCGGAGTCCTATCCACACCTGCTGTCCGGAACCTTGCAAAACAACATGGTGTAGATCTAAATGATGTCAAGGGAACTGGTAAAGATGGCAGGATATTAAAAGAAGATGTCCTCCAATATGCTTTCCAGAAAGGAAGCATTAAAGATCCATCTGCCTCCTTGACTTCTGCTTCAAGAAGGCAGTTTCTTGGAGGAGAAGAGGATCATCCACATCCTTCAGGTGAAGTTCTAGGGAGCTATGAAGATAAGACAGTTCCGCTGAG GGGTTTCCAGCGAACAATGGTAAAATCAATGTCCATGGCTGCAAAAGTCCCACATTTTCATTATGTAGACGAGATAAATTGTGATGCATTGGTGGAACTTAAATCATCATTTCAAAATACTAATTCCGATCCAGATGTTAAGCACACTTTCCTTCCAACACTGATAAAGTCGCTTTCAATGGCATTGAGCAAGTATCCCTTAATGAATAGTTGCTTCAATGAGGAGTTACTTGAAGTCATCCTTAAAG GTTCTCACAATATTGGAATTGCAATGGCTACTCCATCTGGTCTAGTTGTACCAAACATAAAGAATGTTCAGTCACTTTCGATCTTGGAG ATAACAAAGGAACTGTCAAGGTTACAACAATTGGCATTGGATAACAAGCTTAATCCTGCGGATATATGTGGTGGAACACTAACATTGAGCAATATTGGAGCAATTGGTGGAAAGTTTGGTTCACCCCTCCTCAACTTGCCTGAAGTTTCCATCATTGCAATTGGACGAATTCAGAAAGTTCCTCAATTTACAGATGATGGAAATATTTATCCTGCATCAATCATGACC GTTAATATAGGTGCCGATCATAGAGTTTTGGATGGGGCAACTGTTGCAAGATTCTGCGGTGAATGGAAACAATTTATTGAAAAGCCGGAACTGTTGATGTTGCATATGAAATGA
- the LOC142626183 gene encoding protein DETOXIFICATION 55 — MVAAEKPQKHPTMQEVVEELKRMTGIGFPLAATSLVGYLKNMVLVVCMGRLGSLELAGGALAIGFTNVTGYSVLSGLATGMEPLCSQAIGSRNFSIVTLTLQRTILMLLLASFSIGLIWMNLEPLMLILHQNPEITRVASLYCRFAIPDLIANSLLHPLRIYLRSKGTTWPLMWCNLLAILLHIPITIYLAFTLGLGVRGIAISTFVTNFNTLLFLICYILYTRTPEDPLYMPMLSQPLPFPFPFTTSTSSQREEWATLLGFAIPSCLAVCLEWWWYEFMTILAGYLQNPRVALATSAIVIQTTSLMYSLPTALSASVSTRVGNELGANRPDRARLATMVAIGLALLSSLVGLLWTTLGREPWGRVFTKDNEVLELTMTVLPIIGLCELANCPQTTSCGILRGSARPGIGAGINFYSFYLVGAPVAVVLAFVWKLGFVGLCYGLLAAQIACAVSILAVVFNTDWERESLKAKDLVGKTSISDASSLADQTVKQEEGGTDLGFLKEKEFEK; from the exons atggtTGCAGCAGAGAAGCCCCAAAAGCACCCGACAATGCAAGAG GTGGTGGAGGAGCTAAAGAGAATGACCGGCATAGGATTCCCTTTAGCAGCCACAAGCTTGGTGGGCTATCTGAAAAACATGGTCTTAGTCGTGTGCATGGGAAGGCTAGGAAGCCTAGAGCTAGCAGGTGGGGCTTTAGCCATTGGCTTCACCAACGTCACTGGCTACTCAGTCCTCTCAGGCCTTGCCACGGGCATGGAGCCCCTTTGCAGCCAAGCGATTGGTTCGAGAAACTTCTCCATAGTAACTCTTACTTTACAAAGAACAATTCTCATGCTACTTCTTGCTTCATTCTCCATTGGATTAATATGGATGAACCTTGAACCTCTCATGCTTATCCTTCACCAAAACCCAGAAATAACAAGAGTGGCAAGCCTATATTGCCGCTTTGCTATCCCTGATCTCATTGCTAATAGCCTTCTTCATCCCCTTCGTATTTACCTTCGTAGCAAAGGCACAACatggcctttaatgtggtgcaATCTACTAGCAATTCTTCTACACATTCCAATCACCATCTACTTGGCCTTCACACTTGGTCTTGGGGTACGAGGAATAGCAATTTCAACATTTGTAACCAACTTCAACACCCTGTTGTTTCTAATTTGTTACATTTTATACACTCGTACCCCTGAGGATCCATTGTACATGCCAATGTTATCACAACCTTTGCCTTTTCCGTTTCCTTTTACTACTTCCACATCATCACAAAGAGAAGAATGGGCTACGTTGCTTGGATTTGCTATACCAAGCTGTCTAGCTGTTTGTTTAGAGTGGTGGTGGTACGAGTTCATGACAATCCTAGCTGGCTACCTTCAAAATCCAAGAGTGGCACTTGCAACATCAGCTATAGTAATACAAACCACATCACTCATGTATTCATTACCAACAGCACTGAGTGCATCAGTATCAACCCGAGTAGGGAATGAGCTTGGAGCAAATCGACCAGATAGGGCCCGTTTGGCCACAATGGTAGCCATAGGATTGGCCCTACTGAGCTCATTAGTGGGCTTGTTATGGACCACTCTAGGAAGAGAACCATGGGGAAGAGTGTTCACAAAGGATAATGAGGTTCTAGAACTAACTATGACTGTGCTACCTATAATTGGACTATGTGAATTAGCAAATTGTCCACAAACAACAAGTTGTGGGATACTAAGAGGAAGTGCTAGGCCAGGTATCGGGGCAGGaatcaatttttattctttctactTGGTGGGTGCACCCGTAGCTGTAGTCTTAGCCTTTGTTTGGAAGCTAGGGTTTGTGGGTCTTTGTTATGGCCTTTTAGCAGCTCAAATTGCATGTGCAGTCTCTATCTTAGCTGTCGTGTTCAACACTGATTGGGAGAGAGAATCTTTAAAAGCCAAAGACTTGGTGGGAAAGACTAGTATTAGTGATGCATCTTCACTGGCAGACCAAACAGTCAAACAAGAAGAAGGTGGTACTGATCTTGGGTTTCTCAAAGAAAAGGaatttgaaaagtga